In Ipomoea triloba cultivar NCNSP0323 chromosome 15, ASM357664v1, one genomic interval encodes:
- the LOC116006675 gene encoding HMG1/2-like protein isoform X2, with protein MTMKGQKSKAGSGKTEKLAIRKQKVKRVKDPNKPKRPPSAFLLFMEVFREEYRKQHPDNKRVGVVGRAAGDKWRSMSEEEKAPYIDKAEEKKEDYEKQMTAYNEKSKQENDEHSE; from the exons ATGACAATGAAAGGACAGAAATCAAAAGCTGGCTCTGGGAAAACTGAGAA GCTTGCTATAAGGAAGCAAAAAGTGAAGAGAGTTAAGGATCCCAACAAGCCTAAAAGGCCTCCCAGCGCTTTTCTCCTCTTCAT GGAAGTGTTTAGAGAAGAGTACAGAAAACAACACCCAGACAACAAAAGAGTTGGTGTt GTTGGGAGAGCTGCGGGAGATAAATGGAGGTCTATGAGTGAAGAG gAGAAAGCCCCCTACATAGATAAAGCAGAGGAAAAGAAGGAGGATTATGAAAAACAGATGACAGCTTATAATGAGAAATCG AAGCAAGAGAACGATGAACATTC
- the LOC116006675 gene encoding HMG1/2-like protein isoform X1, producing the protein MTMKGQKSKAGSGKTEKLAIRKQKVKRVKDPNKPKRPPSAFLLFMEVFREEYRKQHPDNKRVGVVGRAAGDKWRSMSEEEKAPYIDKAEEKKEDYEKQMTAYNEKSKQENDEHSE; encoded by the exons ATGACAATGAAAGGACAGAAATCAAAAGCTGGCTCTGGGAAAACTGAGAA GCTTGCTATAAGGAAGCAAAAAGTGAAGAGAGTTAAGGATCCCAACAAGCCTAAAAGGCCTCCCAGCGCTTTTCTCCTCTTCAT GGAAGTGTTTAGAGAAGAGTACAGAAAACAACACCCAGACAACAAAAGAGTTGGTGTt GTTGGGAGAGCTGCGGGAGATAAATGGAGGTCTATGAGTGAAGAG gAGAAAGCCCCCTACATAGATAAAGCAGAGGAAAAGAAGGAGGATTATGAAAAACAGATGACAGCTTATAATGAGAAATCG AAGCAAGAGAACGATGAACATTCTGAATAG